From the genome of Ectobacillus sp. JY-23, one region includes:
- a CDS encoding YaiI/YqxD family protein, with product MPKSKRVFVDADACPVKQEIVYACKPYEIEVYFIASHAHQTNFGSGTWIYVDSLQDEVDFAIFQRAEAGDIVVTQDMGLAALLVKKKVIVISPRGILIQDEQIDYILHSRYVSAKLRRQGTFTKGPKAFIKEDRERFSNMLQKILSNHEGIH from the coding sequence ATGCCGAAATCGAAACGGGTTTTCGTAGATGCTGATGCTTGTCCTGTAAAGCAAGAAATAGTTTATGCTTGTAAGCCATACGAAATAGAAGTTTATTTTATTGCTTCTCATGCTCATCAAACAAATTTTGGGAGCGGTACATGGATTTATGTAGACTCTTTACAGGATGAGGTTGACTTTGCAATTTTTCAACGTGCTGAAGCAGGGGATATTGTAGTGACCCAAGATATGGGTTTGGCTGCTCTTCTAGTAAAAAAGAAGGTTATCGTTATTTCCCCCAGAGGGATACTAATTCAGGACGAGCAAATTGACTACATATTGCATTCACGATATGTATCTGCAAAATTACGCCGACAAGGAACATTTACAAAAGGACCTAAAGCATTCATCAAAGAAGATCGAGAGAGATTTTCAAATATGCTACAAAAAATATTGTCGAATCATGAAGGAATTCACTGA
- a CDS encoding helix-turn-helix transcriptional regulator — translation MELNKRQEQIIQIVKDFGPITGEAIAEQLHLTRATLRPDLAILTMAGYLEARPRVGYFYTGKTGGQLLSEAVKKLTVQSYQSRPVVVDKNVSVYDAICTMFLEDVGTLFVVDHNTVLVGVVSRKDLLRASLGKQELTAVPVNIIMTRMPNITMCRREDSLYEVAKKLIAKQIDAMPIVRDTERGAEVIGRITKTNITRAFVDLVNNETL, via the coding sequence ATGGAGTTGAATAAGAGACAGGAACAAATCATTCAGATTGTCAAAGACTTCGGACCCATTACGGGCGAAGCAATTGCTGAACAATTACATTTAACAAGAGCAACATTGCGACCGGATCTCGCGATTTTAACGATGGCGGGCTACCTGGAGGCACGCCCGCGCGTCGGTTATTTTTATACAGGAAAAACAGGAGGACAATTGTTATCAGAAGCTGTCAAGAAATTAACCGTACAATCCTATCAATCCAGACCTGTAGTTGTTGATAAAAATGTATCGGTATATGATGCGATTTGTACGATGTTTCTTGAAGATGTAGGAACATTGTTTGTAGTAGATCATAATACAGTATTGGTAGGAGTAGTTTCCCGTAAAGACTTGCTTCGAGCAAGCCTTGGAAAACAAGAACTAACCGCTGTACCGGTCAATATTATTATGACAAGAATGCCTAATATTACAATGTGTAGACGTGAAGATAGTTTATATGAGGTTGCTAAAAAGCTAATAGCCAAGCAAATCGATGCTATGCCGATTGTGCGTGATACTGAACGCGGGGCAGAGGTAATCGGACGCATTACAAAAACGAACATTACACGTGCATTCGTAGATTTAGTCAACAATGAAACGTTGTAA
- a CDS encoding YqzL family protein → MLKFTWSVFSKTGNIETYLLLKELEREGQDIPDQQMDELAESDSPIS, encoded by the coding sequence ATGTTGAAGTTTACCTGGAGTGTGTTTTCAAAGACGGGCAATATCGAAACATATCTTCTCTTAAAGGAATTAGAGAGAGAAGGGCAAGACATACCAGACCAACAAATGGATGAGCTAGCAGAAAGCGATTCGCCAATTTCTTGA
- the ybeY gene encoding rRNA maturation RNase YbeY, producing the protein MSIVVDFFDETNEIEEKHISMLQELIAFAAKSEKVGDAEMSVTFVTNERIQELNHKYRGKNQPTDVISFAMEEMGEGELEILGGEEIRMLGDIIISVPRTKEQAEDYGHSFERELGFLTVHGLLHLLGYDHMTEAEEKVMFDKQKEILHTYGLNR; encoded by the coding sequence ATGAGTATTGTTGTTGATTTTTTTGATGAAACAAATGAAATAGAGGAGAAGCATATTAGTATGTTACAAGAGCTCATTGCGTTTGCAGCAAAGAGTGAAAAGGTTGGAGATGCAGAGATGTCCGTCACGTTTGTGACAAATGAACGTATACAGGAGTTAAATCATAAATATCGTGGCAAAAATCAACCCACGGATGTGATTTCGTTTGCAATGGAGGAGATGGGTGAAGGAGAATTAGAAATTTTGGGCGGAGAAGAAATCCGAATGCTAGGCGATATTATTATTTCTGTTCCTCGTACAAAAGAGCAAGCGGAAGATTACGGTCACTCGTTTGAAAGAGAGCTTGGATTCTTAACAGTTCATGGTTTATTACATCTTCTCGGTTACGATCATATGACGGAAGCGGAAGAAAAAGTGATGTTTGATAAGCAAAAGGAAATTTTACACACTTACGGACTAAATCGATGA
- a CDS encoding diacylglycerol kinase family protein produces the protein MKKGKLINSFQYAFFGLWICVRDERNMRIHICAAVVVCGMGLYYGISRQEWSILLLTIGVVMSLEAVNTAVEKVVDLTTTEQHPLAKYAKDAAAGAVLLFASIAVVIGILIFIPYVHQSF, from the coding sequence ATGAAAAAGGGGAAGCTAATCAATAGCTTCCAGTACGCATTTTTTGGTCTTTGGATATGTGTTCGTGATGAACGCAATATGAGAATTCACATTTGTGCAGCGGTAGTTGTATGCGGGATGGGGCTTTATTATGGTATTTCCAGGCAGGAGTGGAGTATTCTTTTGCTCACGATCGGTGTTGTAATGAGCTTGGAAGCTGTCAATACAGCAGTAGAGAAAGTAGTGGATTTAACAACAACTGAACAACATCCGCTTGCAAAATATGCTAAGGATGCAGCGGCAGGAGCTGTTTTATTGTTCGCATCTATAGCTGTTGTAATTGGTATATTAATTTTTATCCCTTACGTTCACCAATCATTTTAA
- a CDS encoding pyruvate, water dikinase regulatory protein, giving the protein MSNQIVYVVSDSVGETADLVVRAAMGQFLFTPDIRRVPYVEDMGTLKEVVSIAKSNGAIICFTLVKPEMRNYLIDEAKAEGVQVYDIIGPLIDRIQATTGAIPRFEPGLVRKLDEDYFKKIEAIEFAVKYDDGRDPRGILKADIVLIGVSRTSKTPLSQYLAHKRLKVANVPLVPEIDPPEELYRVPKEKCFGLKIDPDKLNNIRKERLKSLGLSDGASYANMSRIQSELKHFENVVSKIGCQVIDVSNKAIEETANLILNTIQTQRRF; this is encoded by the coding sequence ATGAGCAATCAAATTGTATATGTGGTGTCTGACTCAGTCGGGGAAACAGCTGATTTAGTCGTTCGTGCTGCCATGGGACAATTTCTATTTACACCGGATATTAGACGCGTACCATATGTAGAAGATATGGGGACACTTAAGGAAGTTGTTTCAATCGCCAAAAGCAATGGCGCCATTATTTGTTTTACGTTAGTAAAACCTGAAATGCGAAATTATTTAATTGATGAAGCAAAAGCTGAGGGCGTACAAGTATACGATATTATTGGTCCGCTCATTGATCGTATTCAGGCTACAACAGGAGCAATTCCAAGATTTGAACCTGGTTTGGTTCGAAAGCTTGATGAAGATTACTTTAAAAAAATTGAAGCTATTGAATTTGCGGTAAAATATGACGATGGTAGGGATCCGCGAGGGATATTAAAAGCAGATATTGTGTTGATTGGCGTATCGCGAACATCTAAAACACCACTTTCGCAATACTTGGCCCATAAGCGATTAAAAGTGGCGAATGTACCGCTTGTACCGGAAATAGATCCTCCAGAAGAACTGTATCGCGTGCCAAAAGAAAAGTGCTTTGGTCTAAAGATTGATCCTGATAAGCTCAATAACATTCGAAAAGAGCGATTAAAATCGCTTGGGCTCAGTGATGGTGCCAGCTATGCTAATATGAGTCGCATTCAATCTGAGTTAAAGCATTTTGAAAACGTTGTAAGTAAAATTGGATGTCAGGTTATTGATGTTTCCAACAAAGCAATTGAAGAAACAGCGAATCTTATTTTAAATACGATACAAACACAGCGGCGATTTTAA
- the dnaG gene encoding DNA primase, whose product MGEKIPDEVVERVRQSVDIVDVISEYVQLKKQGRNYFGLCPFHGESTPSFSVSSDKQIFHCFGCGEGGNALSFLMKIEGISFSEAVQKVGEKVGVNVVEYVGEPQVADNAEGRMVEAHELLKKYYHHLLLNSQEGQAALEYLLKRGISRELISKFELGYAGPAWDHGAKVLQKRGFSLVNMEKAGLVIENEQGEGYRDRFRHRIMFPIHNAQGKTIAFSGRTLGDDAPKYLNSPETPIFHKSNVLYHFHQARTSMRKQQRALLFEGYADVIAAASIGFEESVATMGTAITKEQALLLTRHAQTVVICYDGDKAGQEATAKAGTILLEAGCNVKAVIIPDRMDPDEYIRTHGASSFRKLVEESLTFIDFKLHYLRFGKNLQHPQEQGKYVQAVVQELAKLTTFVQAQPYLQALAKEFPYEMEDLRNELRKLQKGRMQTDSVVPVRRPLTKPRFTGYERAERELVYHALHSEEVAQRLQPYIQDFHTEEHKGILYELYAYYEKGYEASVSKFLDWLSNEALKKIATDISTDQLINPNYSQELFEGDLESLQNHKQKIEEMSYAFELRKIEKIDPKAAAQFALENIINKRKARR is encoded by the coding sequence ATGGGAGAGAAAATCCCTGATGAAGTTGTAGAGCGCGTCCGTCAGTCCGTTGATATTGTCGATGTAATCAGCGAATATGTGCAACTGAAAAAACAAGGCCGCAATTATTTCGGTTTATGTCCTTTTCATGGCGAGAGCACCCCGTCCTTTTCCGTTTCGTCGGATAAGCAAATTTTTCATTGCTTCGGTTGTGGGGAAGGTGGAAATGCATTATCTTTTCTTATGAAAATAGAGGGTATTTCCTTTTCGGAAGCTGTGCAAAAAGTCGGTGAAAAAGTCGGAGTAAATGTTGTAGAGTACGTGGGAGAACCACAAGTTGCAGACAATGCTGAAGGGCGAATGGTGGAGGCTCATGAACTTCTTAAAAAGTACTATCATCATTTGTTACTGAATTCGCAGGAAGGTCAAGCAGCTCTCGAGTATTTGCTGAAGCGAGGGATATCCAGGGAGCTTATTTCCAAGTTTGAACTCGGCTATGCAGGTCCTGCTTGGGATCACGGTGCAAAAGTGTTGCAAAAGCGAGGTTTTTCTCTTGTGAATATGGAAAAGGCGGGTTTGGTTATTGAAAACGAGCAAGGAGAAGGGTATCGAGATCGTTTTCGCCATCGGATTATGTTTCCTATCCATAATGCCCAAGGAAAAACGATTGCATTTAGCGGTAGAACGCTAGGAGATGATGCACCAAAATATTTGAACAGCCCTGAGACCCCGATTTTTCATAAGAGCAATGTGTTATACCATTTTCATCAAGCACGAACAAGTATGCGCAAACAGCAACGTGCCTTATTATTTGAAGGCTATGCAGATGTAATAGCCGCTGCTAGTATCGGGTTTGAGGAATCTGTTGCAACAATGGGCACAGCGATTACCAAAGAGCAAGCTTTATTACTAACACGCCATGCACAAACCGTGGTTATTTGTTATGACGGTGATAAAGCGGGACAAGAAGCGACTGCAAAAGCAGGGACAATTCTTTTAGAAGCTGGCTGTAATGTCAAAGCTGTTATCATCCCGGACCGAATGGACCCGGATGAATATATTCGCACACATGGTGCGAGTTCTTTTCGAAAGCTTGTGGAAGAAAGTCTTACATTTATTGATTTCAAACTTCATTATCTTCGTTTTGGCAAAAATTTACAACATCCACAGGAGCAAGGAAAATATGTACAGGCTGTCGTACAAGAACTCGCAAAGCTGACAACGTTTGTACAGGCCCAGCCGTATTTACAAGCATTAGCAAAGGAATTTCCTTACGAAATGGAAGATTTACGCAATGAATTGCGTAAGCTTCAAAAGGGACGTATGCAAACTGATTCTGTTGTGCCTGTAAGACGTCCGCTCACTAAGCCTCGTTTTACAGGATATGAACGAGCAGAAAGAGAACTTGTTTATCATGCTTTACACAGTGAGGAAGTTGCACAGCGTCTGCAGCCTTATATCCAAGATTTTCATACTGAAGAACATAAAGGGATTTTATATGAACTATATGCATATTATGAAAAGGGATATGAAGCAAGTGTCAGCAAGTTTTTAGACTGGCTTTCTAACGAAGCGCTCAAAAAAATTGCTACAGATATTTCAACCGATCAACTGATTAACCCAAACTATTCGCAAGAACTATTTGAAGGCGACCTTGAATCGCTACAAAATCATAAACAAAAGATAGAAGAAATGAGCTATGCATTTGAATTGCGTAAGATTGAAAAAATTGATCCGAAAGCAGCAGCTCAGTTTGCTTTAGAAAATATCATCAATAAGCGAAAAGCAAGAAGATAA
- the recO gene encoding DNA repair protein RecO: MFQKIEGIVIRTTDYGETNKIVTIFSRELGKVSAMARGAKKPKSRLAAVSQPFTYGYFLLQVGSGLGTLQQGEIISSFRDIREDIFLTAYASFIVELTDKATEEKRNNPYLFEMLYQTLHHMNEGADAEILSLMYQTKMLPVLGLHPSFDECAICRRSDTFVAFSVREGGFLCASHAEQDPYRIPLNEAAAKLLRLFHHFDLTRLGNISVKPETKKQMRIALNAYYDEHCGIYLKSRRFLNQLDKLTP; encoded by the coding sequence GTGTTTCAAAAAATTGAGGGAATTGTGATTCGGACAACCGATTATGGAGAAACGAACAAAATTGTCACTATCTTTTCTAGAGAGCTTGGAAAAGTAAGTGCAATGGCAAGAGGCGCTAAAAAACCGAAAAGTCGTTTAGCGGCCGTTTCACAGCCGTTCACATATGGCTATTTTCTCCTGCAAGTCGGTTCGGGTTTAGGAACACTACAGCAAGGTGAAATTATTTCTTCTTTTCGTGATATACGTGAAGATATATTTTTGACTGCATATGCTTCGTTTATAGTAGAATTGACTGACAAGGCAACTGAGGAAAAAAGGAACAATCCATATTTGTTTGAAATGCTGTATCAAACGCTTCATCACATGAACGAAGGAGCGGATGCGGAAATCTTATCGCTGATGTATCAGACAAAGATGTTACCTGTTCTGGGTCTTCATCCGTCTTTTGACGAGTGTGCGATTTGTCGTCGGTCAGACACATTTGTCGCCTTTTCTGTACGTGAAGGCGGCTTTCTGTGTGCTTCGCATGCTGAACAAGATCCATATCGTATTCCATTGAATGAAGCGGCTGCAAAATTATTACGATTATTTCATCATTTTGATTTAACAAGGCTAGGTAACATATCTGTTAAACCAGAAACGAAAAAGCAAATGCGTATAGCATTAAACGCGTATTATGATGAGCATTGCGGTATTTATTTGAAGTCACGACGTTTTTTAAATCAGTTAGATAAACTAACACCGTAA
- the era gene encoding GTPase Era: protein MNKEYKSGFVSIIGRPNVGKSTFLNRIIGQKIAIMSDKPQTTRNKIQGVYTETDAQIVFIDTPGIHKPKHRLGDFMIKMAENTLKEVDIVLFMINATEQFGRGDEYIIEKLKSTKQPVFLVVNKIDQVHPEKLLPLIEKYKEAYSFTEVIPISALEGNNVEALIGTIKKYLPPGPQYYPADQVTDHPERFIIAELIREKVLHLTREEVPHSVAVAIDAIEKREGGAVYVNATVVVERPSQKGIIIGKQGGMLKEVGKRARLDIEMLLGSKVFLELWVKVQKDWRNKMSQLRDFGFREDEY, encoded by the coding sequence ATGAATAAAGAATACAAATCAGGATTTGTCTCCATTATTGGGAGGCCGAATGTAGGGAAATCTACATTTTTAAATCGAATCATCGGTCAAAAAATTGCAATTATGAGCGATAAGCCGCAAACCACGCGGAATAAAATTCAAGGTGTGTATACAGAAACGGACGCGCAAATCGTTTTTATTGATACACCAGGAATTCATAAGCCAAAGCATAGGCTTGGTGATTTTATGATTAAAATGGCTGAAAATACGTTAAAGGAAGTAGACATTGTTTTGTTCATGATTAATGCAACAGAACAATTTGGACGCGGAGATGAATATATTATTGAAAAATTAAAGAGCACAAAGCAGCCGGTCTTTTTGGTAGTTAATAAAATTGATCAGGTGCATCCTGAAAAGTTATTGCCGCTTATTGAAAAGTACAAAGAAGCTTATAGTTTTACAGAAGTAATTCCAATTTCCGCATTGGAAGGCAACAATGTTGAGGCTTTAATTGGGACAATTAAAAAGTACTTACCGCCAGGTCCGCAATATTATCCTGCTGATCAAGTAACGGATCATCCAGAACGATTTATTATCGCGGAATTGATTCGCGAAAAGGTGCTGCATTTGACACGTGAAGAGGTGCCACATTCTGTTGCGGTTGCAATTGATGCGATTGAAAAGCGTGAAGGCGGAGCGGTGTATGTGAATGCCACTGTGGTAGTTGAGCGCCCTTCTCAGAAAGGAATTATTATTGGTAAACAAGGTGGCATGTTGAAAGAGGTGGGGAAGCGTGCTCGCCTTGATATTGAAATGCTTCTCGGTTCAAAGGTATTCTTAGAACTATGGGTAAAAGTACAAAAGGATTGGCGCAATAAAATGTCGCAGCTGCGTGATTTTGGATTTCGGGAAGACGAGTACTAA
- a CDS encoding cytidine deaminase: MNSQELIQKAIEARQNAYVPYSKFKVGAALLAVDGKLYQGCNVENASYGLTNCAERTALFKAVSEGNKEFTAIAVVGDTAGPISPCGACRQVMVELCKPETKVYLANLKGDVQETTVAALLPGAFSSEDLHE, from the coding sequence ATGAACAGTCAAGAATTAATTCAAAAAGCGATTGAGGCTCGTCAAAATGCTTATGTACCATACTCTAAATTTAAAGTGGGTGCTGCCCTATTAGCAGTCGACGGCAAACTATATCAAGGTTGTAATGTGGAGAATGCTTCATACGGTTTAACAAATTGTGCAGAGCGAACAGCATTATTTAAAGCAGTGTCGGAAGGTAATAAGGAGTTTACAGCAATTGCAGTAGTAGGAGACACAGCTGGTCCGATTTCTCCGTGTGGCGCATGCCGTCAAGTTATGGTAGAATTATGCAAGCCCGAAACGAAAGTTTATTTGGCTAACTTAAAGGGCGACGTGCAGGAAACGACCGTTGCGGCGTTATTGCCCGGCGCATTTTCATCGGAGGATTTACATGAATAA